A genomic stretch from Candidatus Hydrogenisulfobacillus filiaventi includes:
- a CDS encoding conserved exported protein of unknown function (Evidence 4 : Unknown function but conserved in other organisms), protein MGNKRWYAAAGLAAGALVAFSTALPVFAQPPVAGAEQPAGRPGGHGPRQAHHRRHRPAARITALTASQVTVTWPGKAHRTATLARSGLAVYAGLYPAAGSVLAVGEHIRLEGGPAHPQALVVLPEAGGTLENSNGVWSLQGRERTWTLALPAQPVLLGMSALTAGSRAQVFGTASGSSLAVSAVAAPPAWIRGAVVSDQGGTLVVKTVQGNRAVDISTALDARRAGHLKPGRRVRVALAPGTSRALAVLPAGRRHGWRARPGTATVGTLESTGDGSFQVRNLLGTQVVNTSGRTVTVRWHGHQGATLSGIPAGTRVAVLARHGGHDLLVVVLLARPRG, encoded by the coding sequence ATGGGGAACAAGCGTTGGTATGCAGCAGCGGGACTGGCGGCGGGCGCGCTGGTGGCCTTCTCCACCGCCCTGCCGGTGTTCGCGCAGCCGCCGGTGGCAGGGGCTGAGCAGCCGGCAGGGAGGCCGGGCGGCCACGGGCCCCGCCAGGCCCACCACCGGCGGCATCGGCCTGCGGCCCGGATTACGGCTCTGACCGCCTCCCAGGTCACGGTGACCTGGCCGGGGAAGGCCCACCGCACCGCCACCCTGGCCCGGTCGGGGCTGGCGGTGTACGCGGGTCTGTATCCCGCCGCCGGCAGCGTGCTGGCGGTCGGGGAGCACATCCGCCTGGAGGGCGGGCCCGCCCATCCCCAGGCGCTGGTGGTGCTGCCGGAAGCCGGCGGCACCCTGGAGAACAGCAACGGGGTCTGGAGCCTCCAGGGCCGCGAGCGGACCTGGACGCTCGCCCTGCCCGCTCAGCCGGTGCTGCTGGGCATGAGCGCCCTCACGGCCGGGAGCCGGGCGCAGGTGTTCGGCACCGCCTCCGGCAGTTCCCTCGCCGTCAGTGCCGTGGCGGCCCCGCCCGCCTGGATCCGGGGCGCCGTAGTCTCCGATCAGGGCGGAACCCTGGTGGTGAAGACTGTCCAGGGCAACCGCGCGGTGGACATCTCGACGGCCCTCGACGCCCGCCGGGCCGGGCACCTCAAGCCCGGACGCCGGGTGCGGGTGGCCCTGGCACCGGGCACCAGCCGGGCGCTGGCGGTACTGCCGGCAGGCCGCCGCCATGGCTGGCGGGCGCGGCCTGGCACCGCCACGGTCGGCACCCTGGAGAGCACCGGCGACGGCAGCTTTCAGGTGCGGAACCTGCTGGGAACACAGGTGGTGAACACCAGCGGGCGTACGGTCACCGTCCGCTGGCACGGACACCAGGGCGCCACCCTGAGCGGCATCCCCGCCGGCACGCGGGTGGCGGTGCTGGCCCGCCACGGCGGCCACGACCTTTTGGTGGTGGTGCTGCTCGCCCGGCCGCGGGGGTAG
- a CDS encoding protein of unknown function (Evidence 5 : Unknown function), giving the protein MRGKWLMGAGLVVLSLGIGAALGNAAARWVESRAQTVLPPAPPPSLPLRALSPLAGAEASRNWSGYVAHGQNVEAVQARWRVPVASTPGSVAVWVGIGGVTTRRLLQAGTLTQYGPVGSSTMLWIEGLPRGMEPVLDGLSPGETVRVVIRRTAPGQWAVALAAGGQHHTYTIRYHLPPGPDTAEWVVEDPYRPHQGFVRLTDFSPVQLSGASAVAAPAPGAPEETVVPPGPGTVPILMNRNATILASPHPTGTGSFTVYRTDGSALAGMPAVPTTPLTPVPPAPSWTGGGWRSRLSGGAPAFWDRLYAAWQQAVANLLARVLAWWQRLG; this is encoded by the coding sequence ATGCGAGGGAAGTGGCTGATGGGAGCCGGCCTGGTGGTCCTGAGCTTGGGCATCGGGGCCGCGCTCGGCAACGCCGCCGCCCGCTGGGTGGAAAGCCGGGCGCAGACCGTCCTGCCCCCGGCTCCGCCCCCCTCCCTGCCCTTACGGGCGCTCAGCCCGCTGGCGGGCGCCGAGGCCAGCCGCAACTGGTCGGGCTACGTGGCACATGGACAGAATGTGGAGGCGGTTCAGGCCCGCTGGCGGGTGCCGGTGGCCTCCACCCCCGGCAGTGTGGCAGTCTGGGTGGGGATCGGCGGGGTCACCACCCGGCGGCTGCTGCAGGCGGGCACCCTTACGCAGTACGGGCCCGTCGGATCGTCCACCATGCTCTGGATTGAAGGGCTGCCCCGTGGTATGGAGCCGGTCCTCGACGGCCTCAGTCCCGGGGAGACCGTCAGGGTCGTCATCCGGCGCACCGCGCCCGGGCAGTGGGCGGTCGCCCTCGCCGCCGGCGGCCAGCATCACACCTACACCATCCGCTACCACCTCCCGCCGGGACCGGATACCGCGGAGTGGGTGGTGGAGGATCCGTACCGGCCCCATCAGGGGTTCGTGCGCCTGACCGACTTCTCCCCTGTCCAGCTCAGCGGCGCATCAGCCGTCGCCGCCCCCGCCCCCGGTGCGCCGGAAGAGACGGTCGTGCCCCCGGGCCCGGGCACGGTGCCCATCCTGATGAACCGCAACGCCACCATCCTGGCTTCGCCCCACCCCACCGGGACCGGCAGCTTCACCGTTTATCGCACCGACGGCAGCGCCCTGGCCGGGATGCCGGCGGTGCCCACCACCCCGCTGACCCCGGTCCCGCCCGCGCCCTCCTGGACCGGCGGCGGCTGGCGCAGCCGGCTCAGCGGCGGCGCCCCGGCCTTCTGGGACCGGCTCTACGCCGCCTGGCAGCAGGCGGTGGCCAACCTGCTCGCCCGCGTCCTCGCCTGGTGGCAGCGTCTGGGTTAG
- a CDS encoding putative enzyme (Evidence 3 : Putative function from multiple computational evidences; Product type e : enzyme) — MAFHRFRRHVLTLAGAGLLAAGLSPLAEAQSPPPVITGLSNPVALPGSLLTIYGQHFDWSISPPDIQDLVTINGEPVPIQSWSSTAITVMIPQDATSGPVVVTADQGSSNGVPVTIAPRGLAVLDASGRIHTLLGAAHYLGPAPTGDAVAVVSTPDGLGYWVLNRDGSLLTYGDALPLQPRGAVPAPAVGLAITPSGKGGWILSADGSVTPVGNAPALNPGLPGGVAAVAIATSRNHGVAVLAANGTIYGAGTLAGTWSTGISRPVGLAADPNGGFWVLGQDGTVAAVAGAPQLGGLQAVVNATGQTPAAIAPTPDGGGYYVLTADGRVYPFGDAYYPAQVPRGIPARTAAVSLAVVGPYHPYGLINFAYWYPSGTTLNDFLSYETAIGQNLNLISPHWFGVGGNGQVYGPTDIGPVVAQMQAQGLQVVPMFGRSFGDALGPLASPGSQETLVANIVQAVDTYHLNGVNLDFEGLPSGSAGYLDTFVQKLKAALGPQRLLVVDVYPDWVAYRNLSGQLVPGYQDSVYDYGYLSAFADYLVVMAYPMWWNPGPLSSLTHDRGIINYILAGGPNGTPAADPNKVLFGIPGYARIWAGISGAGHEPSTTVPQIENVLSQAGVTPAYDAQAGEYYAHYTVPFSVPPTLNPGDASPAVVALQYALNQLLASPAQYGAASASAPLPAEFPLPLDGQYGPETTQAVYAFQQDWQVTGDTPGVFGSATRQTLASIASAYPQAFASGIPMTTWFENAAANAAHAQLVQQSGLPGVALWSLGEASNRYFSTLASSVDLAANPQLTVRLSRPTLYSGTAQTETVTVTQGSGFPVAGLTVSLGTASGVTDGQGQVSLMVTPAAQGPLPVTVNDPAGQTVATATALVVDPSVNTTAFAGVDRFATAADLALHLYRQASTVVLARGDQFPDALAGAVLAHHLGAPILLTLPDSLPSETLAALYRLGARQVVLLGGPDAISQAVAGTLQNNGFTVTRYAGATRYGTADAIAMAVGAPADHTAVIATGSDFPDALSIAPIAAARGWPLLLATQSTTQPLTTNTLDTLQALGITRVYIIGSPDSVPSALEGVLANLGIQSTRISGQNGFYSTNLAVLQTFAPGLNLTHLFAATGNNFSDALSASPVAAALGTGILLVPGTSGLQSTQSSWLAAQKGRIGVIDIAGGPDAVHPQVALQLSQALN; from the coding sequence ATGGCGTTTCACCGTTTCCGCCGGCATGTCCTCACCCTGGCCGGCGCCGGCCTGCTGGCGGCCGGGCTCAGCCCGCTGGCCGAGGCCCAGTCCCCGCCCCCCGTCATCACCGGCCTCAGCAACCCGGTGGCCCTGCCGGGTTCCCTGCTGACCATTTACGGCCAGCATTTCGACTGGAGCATCAGCCCCCCTGACATCCAGGACCTGGTGACCATCAACGGGGAGCCGGTCCCCATCCAATCATGGAGTTCCACCGCCATCACGGTGATGATCCCGCAGGATGCGACCTCCGGTCCGGTGGTGGTAACGGCCGACCAGGGTAGCTCCAATGGGGTACCGGTCACCATCGCCCCTCGCGGTCTCGCGGTGCTGGACGCATCCGGCCGCATACATACCCTGCTGGGGGCCGCCCATTATTTGGGGCCCGCGCCGACGGGCGATGCGGTGGCGGTGGTCAGTACCCCGGACGGACTCGGTTACTGGGTGCTCAACCGGGACGGCAGCCTGCTCACCTACGGCGACGCCCTGCCGCTGCAACCGCGAGGGGCGGTTCCGGCCCCGGCGGTCGGGCTGGCCATCACCCCTTCCGGCAAGGGCGGCTGGATCCTATCCGCCGACGGCAGCGTAACCCCGGTGGGCAACGCCCCGGCTCTGAATCCCGGCCTGCCGGGCGGGGTAGCAGCCGTCGCCATCGCCACCAGCCGCAACCATGGCGTAGCCGTGCTGGCCGCCAACGGCACCATCTACGGGGCCGGCACCCTGGCCGGCACCTGGTCCACCGGCATCAGCCGCCCCGTAGGCTTAGCCGCCGACCCCAACGGCGGCTTCTGGGTGCTGGGCCAGGACGGGACGGTGGCCGCGGTGGCGGGGGCCCCCCAACTGGGCGGGCTCCAAGCGGTGGTGAACGCAACCGGGCAAACCCCGGCCGCCATCGCCCCTACCCCCGACGGCGGCGGCTACTACGTCCTCACCGCCGACGGCCGGGTGTATCCCTTCGGGGACGCCTACTACCCGGCCCAGGTGCCCCGGGGAATCCCTGCCCGGACGGCCGCCGTCTCCCTCGCGGTGGTAGGCCCCTACCACCCCTACGGCCTCATCAACTTCGCCTATTGGTACCCCTCCGGCACCACGCTGAACGACTTCCTGAGCTACGAAACCGCCATCGGCCAGAATCTCAACCTCATCTCCCCTCACTGGTTCGGTGTGGGAGGCAACGGGCAGGTCTACGGCCCCACGGACATCGGGCCGGTCGTGGCCCAGATGCAGGCGCAAGGACTGCAGGTAGTACCCATGTTCGGGCGCAGCTTCGGCGACGCCCTGGGCCCGCTGGCCTCCCCGGGCAGCCAGGAGACCCTGGTGGCCAATATCGTCCAGGCGGTGGACACCTACCACCTGAACGGGGTCAACCTGGATTTCGAGGGGCTGCCGTCCGGCAGCGCCGGCTACCTTGACACCTTCGTGCAGAAACTGAAGGCCGCCCTGGGTCCGCAGCGCCTGCTGGTGGTCGATGTGTATCCCGACTGGGTGGCCTACCGCAACCTGAGCGGTCAGCTGGTACCCGGTTACCAGGACAGCGTGTACGATTACGGCTACCTGTCGGCGTTTGCCGACTACCTGGTGGTCATGGCGTACCCCATGTGGTGGAACCCCGGGCCGCTGTCCTCCCTCACCCATGACCGCGGCATCATCAACTACATCCTGGCCGGCGGGCCCAACGGCACCCCGGCCGCCGATCCCAACAAGGTACTGTTTGGCATCCCTGGCTACGCCCGCATCTGGGCGGGCATCAGCGGGGCGGGCCACGAGCCCAGCACCACGGTGCCCCAAATCGAGAACGTGTTGAGTCAGGCGGGAGTCACACCGGCCTATGACGCCCAGGCGGGGGAGTACTACGCCCATTACACCGTGCCGTTTTCGGTGCCCCCGACCCTCAACCCCGGGGATGCCTCGCCGGCGGTGGTAGCCCTGCAGTACGCCCTGAACCAGCTGCTGGCCTCCCCTGCCCAATACGGGGCCGCCTCCGCCTCCGCCCCTCTGCCGGCGGAGTTCCCGCTGCCGCTGGACGGGCAGTACGGGCCGGAAACCACCCAGGCGGTCTACGCCTTCCAGCAGGACTGGCAGGTTACGGGGGACACCCCGGGGGTCTTTGGTTCAGCCACCCGCCAGACCCTGGCTTCGATCGCATCGGCCTACCCCCAAGCCTTTGCCTCCGGCATTCCCATGACCACCTGGTTTGAAAACGCGGCCGCCAATGCGGCCCATGCCCAGCTGGTCCAGCAGAGCGGCCTGCCGGGGGTGGCCTTGTGGTCGCTGGGGGAGGCCAGCAACCGGTACTTCAGCACCCTGGCCTCCAGCGTCGACCTCGCGGCCAATCCCCAGCTGACGGTCCGCCTCTCCCGGCCGACCCTCTACAGCGGCACCGCCCAGACGGAGACGGTCACCGTCACCCAGGGCAGCGGCTTCCCGGTAGCGGGGCTGACGGTTAGCCTGGGCACCGCCTCCGGCGTCACCGACGGCCAGGGCCAGGTCAGCCTCATGGTCACCCCTGCCGCCCAGGGTCCTCTGCCGGTGACGGTCAACGACCCGGCGGGCCAGACCGTCGCCACCGCCACTGCCCTGGTGGTAGATCCCAGCGTCAACACCACCGCCTTTGCGGGCGTGGACCGGTTTGCGACCGCCGCCGATCTGGCCCTGCACCTGTACCGCCAGGCCTCTACCGTCGTGCTGGCCCGCGGGGACCAGTTCCCCGATGCCCTGGCGGGCGCCGTCCTGGCCCACCATCTGGGAGCCCCGATCCTCCTCACCCTGCCTGACAGCCTGCCTTCGGAGACACTGGCGGCGCTCTACCGCCTGGGGGCCCGGCAGGTGGTGCTGCTGGGCGGACCGGACGCCATCAGCCAGGCCGTGGCCGGCACCCTGCAGAACAACGGCTTCACCGTCACCCGTTACGCAGGGGCTACCCGCTACGGCACGGCTGATGCCATCGCGATGGCAGTAGGGGCGCCGGCCGACCACACCGCCGTCATCGCCACCGGCAGCGACTTCCCCGACGCCCTCTCCATCGCCCCCATCGCTGCTGCCCGGGGCTGGCCGCTGCTGCTGGCCACCCAGTCCACCACCCAGCCGCTCACCACCAACACCCTCGACACCCTGCAGGCCCTAGGTATCACCCGGGTATACATCATCGGCTCCCCCGACTCGGTACCGTCAGCCCTCGAGGGGGTGCTGGCCAATCTCGGCATCCAAAGCACCCGCATCAGCGGCCAGAACGGCTTCTACAGCACCAACCTGGCCGTACTGCAGACCTTTGCCCCCGGCCTCAACCTCACGCACCTCTTCGCCGCTACCGGCAACAACTTTTCCGACGCCCTCTCCGCCTCCCCGGTAGCGGCAGCCCTCGGGACCGGCATCCTGCTGGTCCCCGGAACCAGCGGCCTGCAGAGCACCCAGAGCAGCTGGCTCGCGGCCCAGAAGGGCCGCATCGGGGTGATTGACATTGCGGGCGGGCCGGATGCGGTACATCCGCAAGTGGCGCTCCAGCTGAGCCAAGCGCTTAATTGA
- the bglB gene encoding Thermostable beta-glucosidase B → MAAAGLPPGLDRLGAGFHWGMSSAAYQIEGAVAEDGRGPSIWDVFSRRPGAVAEGATADRACDHYHRFQEDVAWLARLGVRDYRFSVAWPRIQPQGRPPLEPRGLAFYDRLVDALLAAGIRPLVTLYHRDLPWALEEAGGWGERDTAWRFAEYAGLVARRLGDRAEAFLTLHDPWSTAVLGHWTGEHAPGHRDGRLARAVGHHQLLAHAWAREALRAECSRPAGIALRLQPVSPAGPDEADRLAAAQEDRYRNLWFLEPLLRGRYPEGWDQLFGEPVPPSVREEELAVLPGSLDFLGVEYYTAAVVAADPGAPRGVREIPPAARPRTEAGWPVVPEGLERLLLRLKDLAPDLRLRITGNGAAFPDRLHAERVEDPGRIAYLAEHLAALGRAVAAGARVEGYYVRSLLDGFEWQWGYRLRYGLVYVDPVSLRRIPKASFFWYRDLLRALPA, encoded by the coding sequence ATGGCCGCAGCAGGGTTGCCGCCCGGCCTGGACCGGCTGGGGGCGGGGTTTCATTGGGGGATGTCGTCGGCCGCTTATCAGATCGAGGGGGCGGTGGCGGAGGACGGACGCGGTCCCTCCATTTGGGATGTCTTCAGCCGCCGCCCCGGCGCGGTGGCGGAGGGGGCAACCGCGGACCGGGCTTGCGACCACTACCATCGTTTCCAGGAGGACGTTGCCTGGCTGGCCCGTCTGGGGGTACGGGATTACCGCTTTTCAGTCGCCTGGCCTCGCATCCAGCCGCAGGGCCGTCCGCCGCTGGAGCCGCGGGGGCTGGCATTTTACGACCGGCTCGTGGATGCCCTGCTGGCAGCCGGGATCCGGCCCCTGGTCACCCTGTATCACCGGGATCTGCCCTGGGCGCTGGAGGAGGCAGGCGGCTGGGGGGAGCGGGATACCGCCTGGCGGTTTGCCGAATACGCCGGACTGGTGGCCCGCCGCCTGGGCGACCGGGCGGAGGCCTTCCTGACCCTGCATGACCCCTGGAGTACGGCGGTGCTCGGGCACTGGACGGGGGAGCACGCCCCCGGGCACCGCGATGGCCGTCTGGCACGGGCGGTGGGGCATCACCAGCTGCTTGCCCATGCCTGGGCCCGGGAGGCCCTCCGGGCCGAATGCAGCCGTCCGGCGGGCATCGCCCTCCGCCTGCAGCCGGTGTCACCGGCCGGGCCGGACGAAGCCGACCGCCTGGCGGCGGCGCAGGAGGACCGGTACCGCAACCTGTGGTTCCTCGAACCGCTGCTGCGGGGCCGGTATCCGGAGGGGTGGGACCAGCTCTTCGGGGAGCCGGTCCCCCCGTCCGTGCGGGAGGAGGAGTTGGCCGTCCTGCCGGGATCCCTGGACTTCCTGGGGGTGGAGTACTACACCGCGGCGGTGGTGGCCGCCGACCCCGGTGCACCCCGCGGGGTCCGGGAAATCCCGCCGGCTGCCCGGCCCCGGACGGAAGCCGGATGGCCGGTGGTGCCCGAGGGTCTGGAGAGGCTGCTGCTGCGGCTGAAGGACCTGGCCCCCGATCTACGGTTGCGGATAACCGGCAACGGGGCCGCATTCCCCGACCGGCTCCATGCTGAACGGGTGGAGGATCCGGGCCGGATCGCCTACCTGGCCGAGCACCTGGCCGCGCTGGGGCGGGCGGTGGCGGCCGGGGCGAGGGTGGAGGGCTATTACGTCCGGTCGTTGCTGGACGGGTTTGAGTGGCAATGGGGGTACCGCCTGCGTTACGGCCTCGTGTATGTAGATCCCGTCAGCCTGCGCCGCATCCCCAAGGCCAGCTTCTTCTGGTACCGGGACCTGCTGCGAGCCCTACCCGCCTGA
- a CDS encoding putative Tripeptidyl-peptidase I (Evidence 3 : Putative function from multiple computational evidences; Product type e : enzyme): MMGAALALVLAGPVAGAAGRGPVVRLVVAPAVGRAVFPAPDTLWRGVVYLAPRHPRALAAYAAQAARTRRFLTPRMLAARFGPDPAVVAAVRAQLCRQGFRVEGRTAAGLGLEVAAPAAVVERAWATRLGRWGRALLALAPLRLQGPEAGAVTYVSGLGPALVRGPQPAIPRWHVYSGGGVLPPAVPSPNLTVTMAGPASVPTGQDIALEVAAVDPATGAPLAGWQVEAGPAAPYDGPLFAVDLAGGNRLDGDGRDRLVLSMAAPYEGPWTVSITNGTVTYSTSVGPLSWQGPPVVTTPLTPAQVNTAFHATRLVAAAQAAGGMAVGVLAGSDPTPADLSAFEALHHLPASPLVVHAPPQGDPGVVSGWHAELMLDLERVVSSAPGARLDIWQIDPQDGHLAQALAAAVQADKDQVFSISAVEPAAAEPASALDTWQTLLEEAAAEGMTVVAGSGDAGAFALPGSTRPDVDWPAAAAEVTAVGGTQLGLDAATGRIASEWAWGPDGLWQGQVDGSGGGFSRRVPVPAWQAGVVPAGASGRGVPDLAFPATTPYYQFVDDGQTTGAGGTSAAAPTWAGWVADMAVLGGRQGLMNPDLYAAARQDPGVFRPVVHGGNPVWQAGPGWNPVTGWGSARVDALFAVLGPAQPVVLPAGRPAAGQAVLVRVAVANGLGQPLAAPGLTVSLSGSGAAVDGVTDSPVTATTGPSGTAAFTVTVPPGTPPGTPFGLTARVYWGRATPAGRPLAVEGVTGPVRVVRLAGATRFETAGMVAAAEGPVFPTAVLVSGADGHLVDALTATPLASVLGAPILLTAGRQRLGTATAATLRRLGVQQVVLVGALDASAIAAGLPEGVRVGAVLAGRTRYGTAARVAAAVLQADAAAGRAPALVLAASAADGHLVDALAAGPAAGAAGAPILLLPPAGPLPASEAAIAARFSRTVVVGAAAAYPAVAGLPGVEVLAGATRFGTAAAVDRAFFPHPRVVVAGNGQPAHLVDALAAGPLAAGRAAPLVLLDGGVLPASSRRYLAGVALDVDRVWVLGGTASIPAGAAARLGRLVATGTP, encoded by the coding sequence ATGATGGGCGCAGCCCTGGCCCTGGTGCTGGCGGGACCGGTTGCTGGGGCGGCGGGCCGGGGCCCGGTGGTGCGGCTGGTGGTGGCGCCGGCGGTAGGGCGGGCCGTGTTCCCGGCGCCGGACACCCTCTGGCGGGGCGTGGTCTACCTGGCCCCGCGCCATCCCCGGGCACTGGCGGCCTATGCGGCCCAGGCGGCCCGCACCCGCCGTTTCCTTACCCCTCGCATGCTGGCGGCCCGCTTCGGGCCGGACCCGGCGGTGGTGGCGGCGGTGCGGGCCCAGTTGTGCCGGCAGGGATTCCGGGTGGAGGGACGGACTGCTGCCGGCCTGGGTCTGGAGGTGGCGGCCCCGGCGGCGGTGGTGGAGCGGGCGTGGGCGACCCGCCTGGGGCGCTGGGGCCGTGCGCTGCTGGCCCTGGCCCCGCTCCGCCTGCAGGGTCCGGAAGCGGGAGCGGTCACCTACGTCAGCGGCCTGGGTCCCGCCCTGGTGCGCGGCCCGCAGCCGGCCATCCCCCGCTGGCACGTTTACAGCGGGGGCGGGGTGCTGCCGCCCGCGGTCCCGTCCCCGAACCTGACGGTGACGATGGCGGGACCCGCATCGGTGCCCACCGGTCAGGATATCGCCCTGGAGGTGGCAGCCGTCGACCCGGCAACCGGGGCCCCCCTGGCCGGCTGGCAGGTGGAGGCCGGCCCCGCCGCCCCCTATGACGGGCCGTTGTTCGCCGTGGACCTGGCGGGCGGGAACCGGCTCGACGGTGACGGCCGTGACCGTCTGGTGCTTTCGATGGCGGCCCCCTACGAGGGCCCCTGGACGGTGAGCATCACCAACGGAACCGTGACCTACAGCACCAGCGTGGGTCCCTTAAGCTGGCAGGGCCCTCCGGTGGTGACCACCCCGCTCACCCCGGCCCAGGTCAATACCGCTTTTCATGCCACCCGCCTGGTGGCAGCGGCGCAGGCGGCCGGGGGGATGGCCGTCGGCGTGCTGGCCGGGTCCGATCCCACCCCCGCCGACCTCAGCGCCTTTGAGGCCCTGCATCATCTCCCCGCTTCCCCCCTGGTGGTGCATGCCCCGCCCCAGGGCGACCCCGGCGTGGTCTCCGGCTGGCATGCCGAACTGATGCTGGACCTGGAGCGGGTGGTGTCCTCTGCGCCCGGTGCCCGCCTCGACATCTGGCAGATCGACCCCCAGGACGGCCATCTGGCCCAGGCCCTGGCGGCCGCCGTGCAGGCGGATAAGGACCAGGTGTTCTCCATCAGCGCGGTGGAGCCGGCTGCCGCCGAGCCGGCGAGTGCTCTTGACACCTGGCAGACCCTCCTGGAGGAGGCGGCAGCCGAAGGCATGACGGTGGTCGCCGGCTCCGGGGATGCCGGGGCCTTTGCCCTGCCGGGGTCCACCCGCCCGGATGTGGACTGGCCGGCGGCGGCTGCGGAGGTGACGGCGGTGGGGGGGACCCAGCTGGGCCTGGACGCGGCCACCGGCCGCATCGCCAGCGAATGGGCCTGGGGGCCGGACGGCCTTTGGCAGGGGCAGGTGGACGGCTCCGGGGGCGGTTTCAGCCGGCGCGTGCCGGTCCCCGCCTGGCAGGCCGGCGTGGTGCCGGCAGGAGCCTCCGGCCGGGGCGTGCCGGACCTGGCCTTCCCCGCCACCACCCCGTACTATCAGTTTGTCGACGACGGGCAGACCACCGGGGCCGGCGGAACCAGCGCGGCGGCCCCCACCTGGGCAGGATGGGTGGCCGACATGGCGGTGCTGGGCGGACGGCAGGGCCTGATGAACCCCGACCTCTACGCCGCTGCCCGGCAGGACCCCGGCGTCTTCCGGCCGGTGGTGCACGGCGGTAACCCTGTGTGGCAGGCTGGCCCGGGCTGGAACCCGGTGACGGGGTGGGGATCGGCCCGGGTGGACGCCCTGTTCGCGGTGCTGGGCCCGGCGCAGCCGGTGGTGCTGCCGGCGGGCCGCCCGGCGGCGGGGCAGGCGGTCCTGGTGCGGGTGGCGGTGGCGAACGGTCTGGGGCAGCCGTTGGCAGCCCCGGGGCTGACGGTGTCGCTGAGCGGCAGCGGGGCCGCGGTGGACGGGGTGACGGACAGCCCGGTCACGGCTACGACCGGCCCCTCCGGGACGGCAGCCTTTACGGTCACAGTTCCGCCCGGGACCCCGCCCGGGACCCCCTTCGGGCTGACCGCCCGCGTGTACTGGGGTCGTGCCACCCCTGCCGGCCGCCCCTTGGCGGTGGAGGGGGTCACGGGGCCGGTGCGGGTGGTGCGCCTGGCCGGCGCCACCCGTTTTGAGACGGCGGGCATGGTGGCGGCGGCGGAAGGGCCCGTCTTTCCCACTGCGGTCCTGGTCTCAGGGGCCGACGGGCATCTGGTGGATGCCCTGACCGCCACCCCGTTGGCCTCAGTGCTGGGTGCCCCCATTCTGCTGACGGCCGGGCGGCAGCGGTTGGGGACCGCCACCGCCGCTACGCTGCGGCGGTTGGGGGTGCAGCAGGTGGTGCTGGTGGGGGCCCTGGATGCCTCTGCAATCGCGGCCGGACTGCCGGAGGGGGTCCGGGTGGGGGCGGTGCTGGCGGGCCGCACCCGGTACGGGACCGCAGCCCGGGTGGCGGCGGCGGTGCTGCAGGCGGATGCGGCGGCCGGCCGCGCACCGGCCTTGGTGCTGGCCGCCTCGGCCGCGGACGGTCATCTGGTGGATGCCCTGGCTGCGGGCCCGGCCGCGGGCGCCGCCGGCGCCCCCATCCTGCTCCTGCCGCCCGCCGGACCCCTGCCGGCGTCGGAAGCCGCTATCGCCGCCCGCTTCAGCCGGACCGTGGTGGTGGGCGCCGCCGCCGCCTACCCGGCCGTGGCGGGTCTGCCGGGGGTGGAGGTGCTGGCCGGCGCCACCCGGTTCGGGACCGCGGCGGCGGTGGACCGCGCCTTCTTCCCGCATCCCCGGGTGGTGGTGGCCGGCAACGGCCAGCCGGCGCATCTGGTGGACGCCCTGGCGGCAGGCCCGCTGGCGGCCGGACGGGCTGCCCCGCTGGTGCTGCTGGACGGCGGGGTTCTGCCGGCCTCCAGCCGGCGTTACCTGGCCGGGGTCGCCTTGGACGTGGACCGGGTCTGGGTGCTGGGCGGCACCGCCTCGATCCCGGCCGGTGCAGCGGCCCGGCTTGGACGGCTGGTGGCCACAGGAACCCCCTAA